Within Quercus lobata isolate SW786 chromosome 5, ValleyOak3.0 Primary Assembly, whole genome shotgun sequence, the genomic segment TCATTGGATTTATTGAAAGAAGTGAGAGCAGAGGGTCTATGATCTGTGGGGCAAGAGTTCTCGAAGAGTTGGGTCTGGCTGTAGCTGCTAGTGTAATCTGCATGATTGGTTTGGGATTGTGGCCAAATAGAGAGTGCAACATGGGGTGGTGATCTAGGTGGAATGCTCAACTCAGAGTCGAAAAACAACCTGCTTGAAGGCTGAACATAATGCATGGTGGGATTGGAATCGAGCTGTTTATGTTTAGGTTCGGTGAGCATTTTCTTGAGTGCTCTCTCCTCCCTCATTTCCTTCACTCTTTGGAGCTGTCTAAACCTC encodes:
- the LOC115991009 gene encoding uncharacterized protein LOC115991009, translated to MSREDQHESTSTTVVHSSIALLQERFRQLQRVKEMREERALKKMLTEPKHKQLDSNPTMHYVQPSSRLFFDSELSIPPRSPPHVALSIWPQSQTNHADYTSSYSQTQLFENSCPTDHRPSALTSFNKSNDSDSHPDVDTSLHL